In Mycobacterium sp. 050128, one genomic interval encodes:
- a CDS encoding histidine phosphatase family protein, which yields MTEVVRLVMVSHAMTDAMAAVRFPADEPLSATGRRQAEAAAGLDIRGARQLAAPEMRVRQTAQLLGLDATTEPRLADLDCGRWRGRTLEGVPAPDLEAWLSDPAAAPHGGESIVDLTERVAGWLASLTEGPPRTVAVTHPGVVRAAILTALDAPPKSFWRIDIAPLSCVAINFRENRWTLRL from the coding sequence GTGACGGAGGTCGTGCGACTGGTAATGGTGTCGCACGCGATGACCGATGCGATGGCGGCCGTGCGTTTTCCGGCCGACGAGCCGCTCAGTGCAACCGGCCGTCGTCAGGCCGAAGCCGCTGCGGGCCTTGACATTCGCGGGGCCCGCCAGCTGGCGGCCCCGGAAATGAGGGTCCGGCAAACCGCGCAGCTGCTCGGCCTGGATGCCACGACCGAGCCGCGGCTGGCCGATCTCGATTGCGGGCGCTGGCGTGGGCGGACTCTCGAAGGCGTCCCCGCGCCCGATCTCGAGGCATGGCTGAGTGATCCGGCTGCGGCGCCGCACGGCGGCGAGTCCATCGTCGACCTCACCGAGCGGGTCGCCGGCTGGCTGGCGTCGTTGACCGAAGGCCCACCGCGCACCGTTGCGGTCACCCATCCGGGGGTGGTCCGCGCGGCGATCCTGACGGCTCTCGACGCACCGCCGAAGTCCTTCTGGCGCATCGACATTGCACCGCTGAGCTGCGTCGCCATAAACTTTCGCGAAAACCGTTGGACACTCAGGCTGTAA
- a CDS encoding CbtB domain-containing protein, giving the protein MSSSETTGARSIDLSAARAALWLAATAFLALLALYFVGVDQGAVSLFGSDTHVHEFVHDARHLLGFPCH; this is encoded by the coding sequence GTGTCCAGTTCCGAGACGACGGGCGCCCGTTCGATTGATTTGTCGGCGGCACGTGCCGCGCTCTGGTTGGCGGCAACCGCCTTCCTGGCGTTATTGGCTCTTTATTTCGTCGGTGTCGATCAGGGCGCGGTGTCGCTGTTCGGCAGCGACACGCATGTGCACGAATTCGTGCACGATGCGCGCCATCTCCTCGGCTTCCCCTGCCACTGA
- a CDS encoding CbtA family protein produces the protein MEKRLIGRGLLAGAIGAALAFIFARVCAEPVIARAIEFEDGRTDAENAHGVHEHGAELFTRGVQANPGLGFGVLIFGLAMGALFAVLFCVVYARATGRAESPAPRRLSLLLAVGAFVAVYLVPFVKYPPNPPAVGQSDTIGVRTAWYLTMVLVSVVLAIAAVWLARPLTDRFGAWNGRLLAAGAYLVAVAVVMALLPAVDETPEPLRDASGAIVYPGFPADVLYEFRLLSLGAQLLLWATIGLVFATLAGRLLGERAESGRVSSTAA, from the coding sequence GTGGAGAAGCGTCTGATCGGACGCGGGCTGTTGGCGGGCGCAATCGGCGCCGCGCTGGCATTCATCTTCGCCCGTGTGTGTGCCGAACCCGTCATCGCCCGCGCGATCGAATTTGAGGACGGTCGAACCGACGCCGAGAACGCCCACGGCGTGCACGAACATGGCGCCGAGCTGTTCACCCGTGGTGTGCAGGCCAATCCCGGACTGGGTTTCGGGGTACTGATCTTCGGTCTCGCGATGGGCGCGCTTTTCGCGGTGCTGTTCTGCGTCGTCTACGCCCGCGCGACAGGCCGCGCGGAAAGCCCTGCGCCCCGCCGGCTTTCGCTGCTTCTAGCGGTCGGCGCGTTCGTGGCGGTGTACCTGGTCCCGTTCGTGAAATATCCGCCGAATCCACCGGCCGTCGGCCAGTCCGACACGATCGGGGTGCGCACCGCCTGGTACCTGACGATGGTGTTGGTGTCGGTGGTGCTGGCGATCGCGGCGGTTTGGCTGGCTCGGCCGTTGACCGATCGGTTCGGCGCGTGGAATGGACGGCTGCTCGCCGCGGGGGCTTACCTGGTGGCCGTCGCAGTCGTGATGGCGCTGTTGCCCGCGGTCGACGAGACGCCCGAACCGTTGCGCGACGCGTCGGGTGCGATCGTCTATCCCGGCTTTCCCGCCGATGTCCTCTACGAATTCAGGCTGCTGTCGCTCGGCGCGCAGCTGTTGCTCTGGGCGACCATCGGCCTGGTCTTCGCGACGCTGGCGGGGCGGTTGCTGGGAGAGCGCGCCGAGAGCGGACGGGTATCGAGCACCGCGGCGTGA
- a CDS encoding YbjQ family protein, producing the protein MLIVTTNDLPGWEIRRVCGEVFGLTVRSRNAFSQMGAGFKAMFGGELAGMTKNLAESRNEAMGRLISEARNRGGNAIIAMRFDTTEIGDVWTEICAYGTAVEAVPVTDGAKYTASQLGYGGGPAQQ; encoded by the coding sequence GTGCTGATCGTCACCACAAATGACCTGCCGGGCTGGGAGATTCGACGAGTCTGCGGCGAAGTGTTCGGGCTGACCGTTCGATCGCGAAATGCGTTCTCCCAGATGGGCGCGGGCTTCAAGGCCATGTTCGGCGGGGAGCTGGCCGGCATGACCAAGAATCTGGCCGAAAGCCGCAACGAGGCGATGGGCCGGCTGATCTCCGAGGCGCGCAACCGCGGCGGCAACGCGATCATCGCGATGCGCTTCGACACCACCGAGATCGGCGACGTCTGGACCGAGATCTGCGCCTACGGTACGGCCGTGGAGGCGGTGCCGGTCACGGATGGGGCGAAGTACACGGCCAGCCAGCTCGGCTACGGTGGCGGCCCCGCGCAGCAGTGA